The Neomonachus schauinslandi chromosome 4, ASM220157v2, whole genome shotgun sequence genome includes a region encoding these proteins:
- the SRSF4 gene encoding serine/arginine-rich splicing factor 4 isoform X1, with translation MPRVYIGRLSYQARERDVERFFKGYGKILEVDLKNGYGFVEFDDLRDADDAVYELNGKDLCGERVIVEHARGPRRDGSYGSGRSGYGYRRSGRDKYGPPTRTEYRLIVENLSSRCSWQDLKDYMRQAGEVTYADAHKGRKNEGVIEFVSYSDMKRALEKLDGTEVNGRKIRLVEDKPGSRRRRSYSRSRSHSRSRSRSRHSRKSRSRSGSSKSSHSKSRSRSRSGSRSRSQSRSRSQSRGRSRKEKSRSPSKGDKSRSRSRSADKRRSKSDDQAGDKIQNSDSAGKPKSRSPSRHKSQSRSRSRSQERRAEEKRASGSRSRSEEKSRSQEEGPRRSRSRSRSQDKRKGRKRSREGSRSRSRSRSRSRSKSERSRKRGGKRDSKSSGGSKKKKKEDAERSQSRSRSRSASKEREHAKAEAGQREGRGESADAGTHQETRSRSRSNSKSKPNPPSESRSRSKSASKTRSRSKSRSRSASRSPSRSRSRSHSRS, from the exons ATATGGGTTTGTGGAGTTTGATGATCTGCGTGATGCAGATGATGCTGTTTATGAACTAAATGGCAAAGACCTTTGTGGTGAGCGAGTAATTGTTGAGCATGCCCGCGGCCCACGTCGAGATGGCAGTTACGGTTCTGGACGCA GTGGATATGGTTATAGAAGAAGTGGCCGCGATAAATATGGCCCTCCCACCCGTACAGAATACAGACTTATTGTGGAGAATTTGTCAAGTCGGTGCAGCTGGCAAGACCTAAAG gattacaTGCGTCAGGCAGGAGAAGTGACCTATGCAGATGCTCACAAGGGACGCAAAAATGAAGGGGTGATTGAATTTGTGTCTTATTCTGATATGAAAAGAGCTTTGGAAAAGTTAGATGGAACTGAAGTCAATGGCAGAAAAATCAGATTAGTTGAAGACAAGCCGGGTTCTCGACGACGCCGGTCCTATTCCAGGAGCCGGAGCCACTCAAG GTCTCGTTCTCGAAGCAGACATTCTCGTAAGAGCAGGAGCCGGAGCGGCAGCAGCAAGAGCAGCCACTCGAAGAGCAGATCGCGGTCCAG GTCAGGCTCCCGTTCCCGCAGCCAGAGCCGCAGCCGCAGCCAGAGCCGCGGCCGCAGCCGGAAGGAGAAGAGCCGGAGCCCCAGCAAGGGTGACAAGAGCCGCAGCCGCAGCCGTAGCGCCGACAAGCGCCGCAGCAAGAGTGACGACCAGGCCGGGGACAAGATCCAGAACAGCGACAGCGCCGGGAAGCCCAAGAGCCGGAGCCCCAGTCGGCACAAGAGCcagagccggagccggagccggagtCAGGAGAGGCGCGCGGAGGAGAAGCGGGCGAGcgggagcaggagcaggagcgAGGAGAAGAGCCGCAGCCAGGAGGAGGGGCCGCGCCGCAGCCGCAGTCGCAGCCGCAGCCAGGACAAgcggaagggaaggaagaggagccgGGAGggcagccgcagccgcagccgtagccgcagccgcagccgcagcaAGAGCGAGAGGAGCAGAAAGCGCGGCGGCAAGCGCGACAGCAAGTCCAGCGGCGGcagcaagaagaagaagaaggaggacgCCGAGCGCTCGCAGTCCCGGTCGCGGTCCCGCTCAGCGTCCAAGGAGCGGGAGCACGCCAAGGCCGAGGCCGGCCAGAGGGAGGGCCGAGGGGAGAGTGCGGATGCCGGCACCCATCAGGAGACCCGGTCCAGGTCAAGGTCCAATTCCAAGTCCAAACCCAACCCTCCGTCAGAGTCGCGCTCCAGATCAAAGTCCGCTTCAAAAACCCGCTCTCGGTCCAAGTCCAGATCCAGGTCTGCATCCAGATCGCCGTCTCGGTCTAGATCCAGGTCCCACTCGCGGTCCTAA
- the SRSF4 gene encoding serine/arginine-rich splicing factor 4 isoform X2 yields MPRVYIGRLSYQARERDVERFFKGYGKILEVDLKNGYGFVEFDDLRDADDAVYELNGKDLCGERVIVEHARGPRRDGSYGSGRSGYGYRRSGRDKYGPPTRTEYRLIVENLSSRCSWQDLKDYMRQAGEVTYADAHKGRKNEGVIEFVSYSDMKRALEKLDGTEVNGRKIRLVEDKPGSRRRRSYSRSRSHSRHSRKSRSRSGSSKSSHSKSRSRSRSGSRSRSQSRSRSQSRGRSRKEKSRSPSKGDKSRSRSRSKEDAERSQSRSRSRSASKEREHAKAEAGQREGRGESADAGTHQETRSRSRSNSKSKPNPPSESRSRSKSASKTRSRSKSRSRSASRSPSRSRSRSHSRS; encoded by the exons ATATGGGTTTGTGGAGTTTGATGATCTGCGTGATGCAGATGATGCTGTTTATGAACTAAATGGCAAAGACCTTTGTGGTGAGCGAGTAATTGTTGAGCATGCCCGCGGCCCACGTCGAGATGGCAGTTACGGTTCTGGACGCA GTGGATATGGTTATAGAAGAAGTGGCCGCGATAAATATGGCCCTCCCACCCGTACAGAATACAGACTTATTGTGGAGAATTTGTCAAGTCGGTGCAGCTGGCAAGACCTAAAG gattacaTGCGTCAGGCAGGAGAAGTGACCTATGCAGATGCTCACAAGGGACGCAAAAATGAAGGGGTGATTGAATTTGTGTCTTATTCTGATATGAAAAGAGCTTTGGAAAAGTTAGATGGAACTGAAGTCAATGGCAGAAAAATCAGATTAGTTGAAGACAAGCCGGGTTCTCGACGACGCCGGTCCTATTCCAGGAGCCGGAGCCACTCAAG ACATTCTCGTAAGAGCAGGAGCCGGAGCGGCAGCAGCAAGAGCAGCCACTCGAAGAGCAGATCGCGGTCCAG GTCAGGCTCCCGTTCCCGCAGCCAGAGCCGCAGCCGCAGCCAGAGCCGCGGCCGCAGCCGGAAGGAGAAGAGCCGGAGCCCCAGCAAGGGTGACAAGAGCCGCAGCCGCAGCCGTAGC aaggaggacgCCGAGCGCTCGCAGTCCCGGTCGCGGTCCCGCTCAGCGTCCAAGGAGCGGGAGCACGCCAAGGCCGAGGCCGGCCAGAGGGAGGGCCGAGGGGAGAGTGCGGATGCCGGCACCCATCAGGAGACCCGGTCCAGGTCAAGGTCCAATTCCAAGTCCAAACCCAACCCTCCGTCAGAGTCGCGCTCCAGATCAAAGTCCGCTTCAAAAACCCGCTCTCGGTCCAAGTCCAGATCCAGGTCTGCATCCAGATCGCCGTCTCGGTCTAGATCCAGGTCCCACTCGCGGTCCTAA